TCCCGGCGTGCGTCGCGCCGCTCACGAGCACCGAGCACCCCTCCCGCATCGCATCGCGCAGGATGGCCGCGGCGTCGTGGGTCAGCGAGCCGAGAGCGACGAGGCTGTCGAGCGAGCGATAGCGCGAGAGGAACTTGCGGATGTTCACGGCCCAGTGACGCCGGGCGATGCCGCCGATCACCACATGCAGGCGCGAGCCGTCCGGCAGCGACGCGTCCACGAACGGCTGACTGAGGTCGACGCGACGCCCGGTGGAGTGCAGCATGCGCTCCACGAGGTCGCGCACGGACGCGTCGGTGAGGTGCACCGGCACCCGCTCCGACACGCCGCCGCGCGCGACGTAGACCCTGTCCGGTCCGTTGATCCACAGCTCCTCGACGTCCGGGTCGTCCAAGTAGGGCTGCAGGGGTCCGTAGCCCGTCACGGCGGCGAGCACCTCGCGCACGCGCGCGGCCTCGTCGTCGATCGTCGCGGTGCCGCGCGTGAGCGCGACGTCGTTGTGCCGCCGCACCTCGGCCTGTGCGATGCGCGCGACCGCGTCGGGGGCCTCGGCGGGATCCGTGCGATCCGCGCGCAGCCGCTCCCGGACGCGGTCGACGAGCGAGGCCGTCGGCACTCTGCGATCCGGATGCAGCTGTGTCACCCGGTCATGATGACAAGCCCGCCACCGGGGCCACGGAAGTTATCCACAGCGAGGGAAAGCCCGCGCGGATGCGGGGGCTGTCCCCCACGGGGGATGTCGCCGCGCATCAGTAGACTGATCGCACCTCGCGGGAGTGGTGAAACTGGCAGACACGCAGGATTTAGGTTCCTGTGCCTCACGGCGTGTGGGTTCAAGTCCCACCTTCCGCACGAAGTCCCCTTTCCCCACCCACCCATCGCAGTACCTCGAGACGGGATCACCGGTGCGACCGTTCGCCCTCATTCCCTGGCTGGACCCCCAGGTCATCATCGACGCGGCCGGCCCCTGGGCCCTGCTCGTCGTCTGCCTCATCGTGTTCTCCGAGACCGGGCTGCTCGTCGGCTTCCTGCTGCCCGGCGACACCCTGCTGATCATCTCCGGCCTCCTCACCCACACGCACGACGTCTTCGGCGTGAACATCTGGGTGACGAGCCTCCTGATCGCCCTCGCCGCGTTCATCGGCGGCGAAGTCGGCTATCTGATCGGCCACAAGGGCGGCCCCGCGGTGTTCGAGCGCAAGGAATCGGGGCTGTTCAGCACCAAGAACGTCGAACGCACGAACGCCTTCTTCGAGCGCTTCGGCGGCATCACGATCGTGCTCGCGCGCTTCGTGCCGATCGTGCGGACGTTCGCGCCCGTGGCGGCGGGCGTCGGCCACATGCCGTGGAAGCGCTACTCGCTCTACAACCTGATCGGCGCGCTGCTGTGGGGCTTCGGCCTCACGATGGTCGGCTACCTGATCGCCTTCGTGCCGTTCGTGCGCGACGTCGTGACCGAGTACATCGACGTGATCCTGCTCGTCGCGGTCGGCGGCACCGCGATCGTGACGCTGTGGCACTACTTCGCCGAGCGGCGCAAGGCCCGCGCGGTCGCCGCCGTGCCGGCCGCGGAGGAGCTCGTGCTCGAGCCCGACGTGTTCGAGCGCGGCGCCGACATCGACGGCGACGGCAAGCCCGACATCAAGTTCTGAGCGGGATCGCGACCCGAGCGGCCCAGCCGCGACGGCGGGGAGTATCGGTCAGGAGGCCTTCTTCGACCGCTTCCGCTTCGGCTTCTCCTCCGGCTCCTCCTCGGGCTCCGGCTCGGCGTCGTCCTTCGTGTTGCCCCGCGAAGCGCGCGAGCGCTCGACGCTCGCCCGCAGCGCCGCCATCAGGTCGATGACCTCGCCGCCCTCGTCCTCGTCGGTCTCGCCGAAGGTCGCGTCCGTGTCGATCGCGTCGCCCTTCTCCAGCTTGGCCGCGATCAGCGTCTTGAGCTCCTTCTGGTACTCGTCGACGTACTCATCCGGGTCGAAGTCGCTCGAGAAGCTCTCCACCAGGCTCGCCGACAGCTCGAGCTCCTTCTTCGAGATCCGCACCGACTCGTTCAGCGACGGGAACTCCGCCGCGCGCACCTCGTCCGCCCACAGCAGGGTCTGCAGCATCAGCACGTCGCCGCGCACCCGCAGCGCGGCGAGCCTCGTCTTCTGCCGCAGCGAGAAGCGCACGATCGCCGTGCGATCCGTCTGCTCCAGCGTGCGCCGCAGCAGCACGTACGCCTTGGGCGAGGCCGAGTCGGGCTCGAGGTAGTACGACTTGTCGTAGGTGATGGGATCGACCTGCTCGCTCGGCACGAACTCGACGACGTCGATCTCGCGGCTGCGCTCGGACGGCAGCGACTTCAGATCCTCGTCCGTCAGCACCACGGTGCGGTCGCCGTCGTCGTAGGCCCGATCGATGTCCGAGTACGCCACGATCTCGCCGCACACCTCGCAGCGGCGCTGGTACCGGATGCGTCCGCCGTCGGCGTTGTGCACCTGGTGCAGGCTGACGTCGTGG
The Microbacterium sp. JZ31 genome window above contains:
- the ku gene encoding non-homologous end joining protein Ku — protein: MRSIWKGALTFGLVNVPVKVYAATEDHDVSLHQVHNADGGRIRYQRRCEVCGEIVAYSDIDRAYDDGDRTVVLTDEDLKSLPSERSREIDVVEFVPSEQVDPITYDKSYYLEPDSASPKAYVLLRRTLEQTDRTAIVRFSLRQKTRLAALRVRGDVLMLQTLLWADEVRAAEFPSLNESVRISKKELELSASLVESFSSDFDPDEYVDEYQKELKTLIAAKLEKGDAIDTDATFGETDEDEGGEVIDLMAALRASVERSRASRGNTKDDAEPEPEEEPEEKPKRKRSKKAS
- a CDS encoding DedA family protein; amino-acid sequence: MRPFALIPWLDPQVIIDAAGPWALLVVCLIVFSETGLLVGFLLPGDTLLIISGLLTHTHDVFGVNIWVTSLLIALAAFIGGEVGYLIGHKGGPAVFERKESGLFSTKNVERTNAFFERFGGITIVLARFVPIVRTFAPVAAGVGHMPWKRYSLYNLIGALLWGFGLTMVGYLIAFVPFVRDVVTEYIDVILLVAVGGTAIVTLWHYFAERRKARAVAAVPAAEELVLEPDVFERGADIDGDGKPDIKF
- a CDS encoding CpaF family protein, which encodes MTQLHPDRRVPTASLVDRVRERLRADRTDPAEAPDAVARIAQAEVRRHNDVALTRGTATIDDEAARVREVLAAVTGYGPLQPYLDDPDVEELWINGPDRVYVARGGVSERVPVHLTDASVRDLVERMLHSTGRRVDLSQPFVDASLPDGSRLHVVIGGIARRHWAVNIRKFLSRYRSLDSLVALGSLTHDAAAILRDAMREGCSVLVSGATHAGKTTLLGALVAASPVSHRIITVEETFELGIDAPDLVALQGRQPSLEGTGEVTLRRLVKEALRMRPDRLVVGEVRDAEALDLLLALNTGVPGAATIHANSATDALGRLAALPLLAGRNIDRGFVLHAVATSVDLVVHCERTSDGFRRVAEIVAPTGRIDGELPEVRPVHRAPRRSAPA